From a region of the Corvus cornix cornix isolate S_Up_H32 chromosome 2, ASM73873v5, whole genome shotgun sequence genome:
- the XIRP1 gene encoding xin actin-binding repeat-containing protein 1 isoform X1 translates to MSEAQKSSKVAIKKMEDDLPPPPAIGSVQVVAPGGQDLNALPVPPPKQAFSKFYQQRQVNELKRLYRHMHPELRKNLEEAVTEDLAEMLNTEDPNAQASVNLDKVLPGEVQSMRWIFENWALDSIGDHQATKKLTEEEVIPSGDVKSTSLRFESQSINGYNLSTSAKVSETDLARGDVRTARWLFETQPLDTLNKLYSDETEVQEAVLKEPVQGGDVKGAKQLFEAQSLDAIGRCSSVEEKSILQLKSEIQELKGDVKKTVRLFQTEPLCAIRDKSGTIHEIKSVCREEIQSNAVRTARWLFETQPLDTINKDTSKVQIIRGISLEEIGRPDVSGARWIFETQPLDAIREITVEEQDFKASTDFVTGADVTKQRLLFETQTLDSLKGEASESVVTKEKVIGGDVKSTLWLFETQPMETLKDNFEVGRLKKVELSADEKGDVKQRKHVFETCPLGSISKAFEEEIPATSMEEVVKGDVKSFKTLFETLPLDSIKQADAEPTTKEEEEKIPAGNVKANQILFETTPLYAIKDSFGNFHEVTSVSREQIISGDVKNYKWMFETRPLDQFDESIKKVDIIRGITKQEVVAGDVRTAKWLFETQPMDVIHLQAMEGEKRPSVKREISQKGDVKTCRWLFETQPMHTLYEKAEKKQEEDGSVPQADVKSYTWMFETQPLDSLKGQEEQYLQVSKAYSQEELQGVDVKTVRHLFETEPLGSSTVSEADRKKNMRYSSRVEFQSGEVSRVKEFFEAKPLDTATKPKSQKDAGTIEAGSVHKFTWLFENYPMDTLKDNSEGIQEIPPEKNVKGGDVGGKRFVFETYSLDQIHDKVDETELQKIQKDTMSKANVKSCTMLFESQPLYAIQDKEGGYHEVTSVQKEEIMKGDMKGARWLFETKPLDQIKKEEEVFVIRAVTQEDIKKGDVQTARWRFETEPLDSFSGGKLSVPRTVDDVQKGDVQSNKQLFESQQVGQKKYVRMVSVSDVQRGDVRTSTWLFENHPVDSLYGDAERSSSMSTVQREDSQKGDVKRCTWLFETQPMDTLKDTEVTASAGAQEEIPRADVKSTTWLFESTPLDKFSTSEGSIEIELKERTMKETLETLCTCQAIQHDGILIEANDMESVKMVKYQLSSPGAPEILKEEIVGGHLQRIMLQLLHRTNVEAQSVLVEEDREGKIKVSPLQLLDQSEAAKGKEDLSGDVAKALQGLLSQDASIKKGMVLQETKSGSVKMTLYSLLFHSVQQKVVKGDVKSTIGNLLASSQEQKAAATIKREDNEKGNVQLFASCIEKGDLSYLKNLQQESEIQSLISSQAEEGADESGPRVVQGANVHVLPNKEKIEKVIAGSEPGAMEGAKKGFVCASTGREGVLQREAVHAAGVTGTTVQCLGKPLPTVMGKEEILSGGLKVTTKSIQRVADASKKAEKEEATTAHLKEPKTMMQGTSPTPVTAQRAEVDGKQKSVMTGEASQTQREEKALGSDLQAAMQSLRLATAEAKNIQHHVQSKFQRNREEVHTACRQQTVSSQGTMTLQSTVHQQDSSSTKQESSSTATRTTTTRVQEASKTHTSVSQKSIASHKKVSASEEVQGGQLLSQEIQVVPSRDFSIKDGLYTATPVKTYINPCVESDYKEQSVQEERDVGVRGDVQTAIRALQSAATEQRLVEKEDVVRGNLKATLQSLEKSNVNVSRGDFKAAMIYRNAGQSYSVCKKKNEIQLTSNEAAVVASGSQADNDFPPPPSVAVMKAEHCPPSTKAAREGALLLPTSKDEAPGCSALLQTPLPTLPSLSCKPSDQSPAEKPRTPPKPETTAPPRKKPVPPPKPEHLLHEAYSASANNSTSKSTKPIPPPLPPKPSGLREISKPKPSPTELGLSCMEVHEQTGYEEAQAKCCNLETSVKKSVTVQCTNPERKLPKYTAKTPLQIAEERYKASKGGQGKVESDSDKTSKPMNNGVIGFEVKQGMMSDKAAAPRRCPGEVAQRQIELCQEENGCSSLSSPTCPGRAQTQNVPGQTEPSTSPVGHSTPPKRGDGTPQNALSKVERESVSNSYGLWDSQRVMQQVHERRQMSHSMSFHQQSVNSFEEHQQGNSRQLKCPDREAETPAQEKPGVVMREKKKRETEDERRKRLSVHKEEIMKGNVKEAMEIFENLRRQEQLQEILNRVREFEEETSKVDVKALKSFFEKVPEWVVRQKAKQQDQAAAKEDADSVSSVDLVFEDLERASAEILHLKEQTLARIQDIEEAIKKAIYSVSSLKSESDIAGLSGLLKESLGSTQSSVSSSNIRKISIVSSKAKQEEVMLETGEAASVESAKVAEKTEAAKAELGVPRLIQSRVSSPSSPSYISIESAARKPAESPRTAHSPQDSPSPDCLDSPGKRDAFAQNSFSSFNHPSAGSAGHDTKPLEKRPDPVQTKAGLSSMKQHMLGNTNHPTSDKEKCSLDTSKDSCHCGMKGSFSEYRSLNVPSPQNPRRQKSILELQTGPDGSKLYGATRTVMEQYEEMDQFGNKIITSSTTVTKQSETQTSSTCDVVSHPQYEVSASPVFRRYLKSPGEDFHTNGTFQEPGVVFVTFGNSKPKK, encoded by the coding sequence ATGTCAGAAGCTCAGAAATCATCTAAAGTTGCCATCAAGAAAATGGAAGATGACTTGCCTCCCCCTCCAGCCATTGGCTCAGTCCAGGTCGTCGCTCCAGGGGGTCAGGATCTCAATGCACTCCCTGTGCCTCCTCCAAAGCAAGCCTTCTCCAAGTTCTACCAGCAGCGCCAGGTGAATGAGCTGAAGAGGCTCTACAGGCACATGCACCCCGAGCTCAGGAAGAACCTGGAAGAAGCTGTGACTGAGGATCTGGCAGAAATGCTTAACACCGAGGATCCCAATGCACAGGCCTCTGTGAACCTGGATAAAGTTCTCCCGGGAGAGGTTCAGTCCATGCGCTGGATTTTTGAGAACTGGGCACTTGACTCCATTGGGGACCACCAAGCCACAAAGAAGCTGACAGAAGAAGAGGTCATTCCCAGTGGGGATGTGAAAAGCACTTCCCTGAGGTTTGAAAGCCAATCCATAAATGGATACAACCTGTCAACATCAGCCAAGGTGTCAGAAACAGACCTTGCCAGAGGGGATGTTCGCACTGCCCGGTGGCTTTTTGAAACCCAGCCACTGGACACATTAAACAAACTGTATTCGGATGAAACCGAGGTGCAGGAGGCAGTTCTCAAGGAGCCTGTCCAGGGAGGTGACGTGAAAGGGGCCAAACAGCTCTTTGAAGCACAGTCTTTGGATGCCATAGGACGCTGCTCCTCAGTGGAGGAGAAGAGCATCCTACAACTCAAGTCAGAAATCCAGGAGCTTAAAGGCGATGTTAAGAAGACTGTCAGGCTTTTCCAAACAGAGCCCCTCTGTGCCATCAGAGATAAAAGTGGGACTATCCATGAAATCAAGTCTGTCTGTCGAGAAGAAATTCAGAGCAATGCAGTCAGGACAGCTCGCTGGCTGTTTGAGACTCAGCCCCTGGATACTATCAACAAGGACACTTCCAAAGTGCAGATAATCCGTGGGATTTCTCTGGAAGAAATTGGAAGGCCCGATGTCAGCGGCGCAAGGTGGATATTTGAAACTCAGCCTTTGGATGCCATCAGAGAAATCACAGTTGAAGAACAGGACTTCAAGGCTTCGACAGATTTTGTCACAGGGGCAGATGTCACTAAGCAGCGATTGCTCTTTGAGACCCAGACTCTAGACTCCCTGAAAGGAGAAGCTTCGGAAAGTGTTGTAACCAAAGAAAAAGTCATCGGAGGCGATGTGAAATCTACACTCTGGCTCTTTGAAACGCAGCCGATGGAAACACTGAAAGACAATTTTGAGGTGGGACGTTTGAAGAAAGTAGAGCTTTCAGCAGATGAGAAGGGAGATgtgaagcaaagaaaacacGTCTTTGAGACCTGTCCCCTTGGCAGTATCTCCAAGGCATTTGAGGAAGAAATTCCAGCCACCAGCATGGAAGAGGTAGTGAAAGGGGATGTGAAATCTTTCAAGACCCTGTTTGAGACTCTCCCCTTAGACAGCATTAAGCAGGCTGATGCTGAGCCCACCAccaaagaagaggaggagaagattCCAGCTGGCAATGTCAAAGCCAACCAAATCCTGTTTGAGACAACACCCCTGTATGCCATCAAGGATAGCTTTGGCAATTTCCACGAAGTCACCTCTGTAAGCAGAGAACAGATCATCAGTGGTGACGTCAAGAACTACAAGTGGATGTTTGAAACAAGGCCCCTGGACCAGTTTGATGAAAGCATCAAGAAAGTGGATATAATACGGGGCATCACAAAACAAGAGGTGGTGGCTGGTGATGTCAGGACAGCCAAGTGGCTCTTTGAAACACAGCCCATGGATGTCATTCATCTCCAAGCCATGGAAGGGGAGAAGCGTCCCTCAGTGAAGCGAGAGATCTCCCAGAAGGGGGATGTGAAGACCTGCCGGTGGTTGTTTGAGACCCAGCCCATGCACACCCTGTACGAGAAGGCTgagaagaagcaggaggaggatggcAGTGTGCCCCAAGCTGATGTGAAGTCCTACACATGGATGTTTGAGACTCAGCCCCTGGACTCCCTGAAAGGCCAGGAGGAGCAGTATTTGCAAGTCAGTAAGGCCTACAGTCAGGAAGAATTACAGGGAGTGGATGTCAAAACCGTCCGGCACCTGTTTGAGACTGAACCCTtgggcagcagcactgtcagTGAAGCTGACCGGAAAAAAAACATGCGTTATTCCAGTCGTGTGGAGTTCCAGTCTGGGGAAGTGTCCAGAGTGAAAGAGTTCTTTGAAGCCAAGCCCTTGGACACAGCCACCAAGCCAAAGTCCCAGAAGGATGCTGGAACAATTGAAGCCGGGTCTGTGCACAAGTTCACGTGGCTCTTTGAGAACTACCCCATGGACACCCTGAAGGACAACTCTGAAGGTATCCAGGAAATCCCTCCAGAAAAGAATGTCAAGGGGGGAGATGTTGGAGGAAAAAGGTTCGTATTTGAGACCTATTCCCTTGACCAAATCCATGACAAAGTGGACGAGACAGAGCTCCAGAAGATCCAGAAAGACACCATGAGCAAAGCTAATGTCAAGTCCTGCACAATGCTATTCGAAAGCCAACCTTTATACGCTATCCAGGACAAAGAGGGGGGATACCATGAGGTCACCTCagtgcagaaagaagaaatcatgAAAGGTGATATGAAAGGAGCCCGGTGGTTGTTTGAAACTAAGCCCCTGGATCAGAtcaagaaggaagaagaggtgTTTGTGATTAGGGCTGTCACCCAAGAGGACATCAAGAAAGGAGATGTCCAGACTGCCCGGTGGAGGTTTGAGACAGAGCCTCTTGACTCCTTCTCAGGGGGAAAGTTGTCTGTGCCCAGAACAGTGGATGATGTGCAGAAGGGAGATGTTCAGTCCAACAAGCAGCTCTTTGAGTCCCAGCAAGTGGGCCAGAAGAAGTATGTGAGGATGGTCAGTGTCAGTGACGTGCAGCGAGGTGACGTGAGGACATCCACTTGGCTCTTTGAGAACCATCCTGTGGACTCCCTGTATGGGGATGCGGAGAGAAGCTCGTCCATGAGCACAGTGCAGAGAGAGGACAGCCAAAAAGGGGATGTAAAACGCTGCACCTGGTTGTTTGAAACCCAGCCCATGGACACCCTTAAGGACACAGAGGTGACAGCCAGTGCTGGGGCCCAAGAAGAGATCCCTCGTGCAGATGTGAAAAGCACAACGTGGCTCTTTGAGAGCACACCCCTGGATAAATTTAGTACTTCTGAAGGTAGCATAGAAATagaactgaaagaaagaacCATGAAGGAGACTTTAGAGACTCTCTGCACTTGCCAAGCTATCCAGCATGATGGAATCCTCATCGAAGCTAATGATATGGAGAGTGTGAAGATGGTGAAGTACCAGCTCAGCAGCCCAGGAGCTCCAGAGATCCTGAAAGAGGAGATTGTGGGAGGCCACTTGCAAAGGATtatgctgcagctcctgcacagaaCCAACGTGGAAGCACAGAGTGTGCTGGTAGAGGAGGACAGAGAGGGCAAGATCAAAGTAAGCCCATTGCAGCTGCTGGACCAGAGTGAAGCTGCTAAAGGCAAAGAGGACTTGAGTGGAGATGTAGCCAAGGCCTTACAGGGTCTCCTCAGTCAAGATGCTTCCATCAAAAAGGGGATGGTCCTACAAGAGACAAAGTCAGGATCAGTGAAGATGACTCTCTACTCCCTCCTGTTCCATTCTGTCCAGCAGAAAGTTGTCAAGGGGGATGTGAAGTCAACGATTGGGAACCTGTTGGCTTCTTCTcaggagcagaaagcagcagctacCATCAAGCGTGAGGACAATGAGAAGGGAAATGTACAACTTTTTGCAAGCTGCATTGAGAAGGGAGACCTCAGCTATCTGAAGAATCTCCAGCAGGAGTCAGAGATACAATCCCTCATCTCTTCCCAAGCAGAGGAGGGGGCAGATGAGAGCGGCCCACGGGTTGTGCAGGGGGCTAACGTACACGTCTTgccaaataaagaaaaaatagagaaagtaATTGCAGGAAGTGAGCCAGGGGCTATGGAGGGAGCAAAAAAGGGATTTGTATGTGCAAGCACAGGCAGAGAGGGTGTGTTACAGAGAGAGGCTGTGCATGCAGCAGGTGTGACTGGCACCACTGTGCAATGTCTTGGGAAGCCCCTGCCCACAGtgatgggaaaggaagaaattctgtctgGAGGGCTTAAGGTGACTACAAAGTCAATCCAAAGGGTTGCAGATGCCAGcaagaaggcagagaaagaagaagcCACCACTGCCCATTTGAAAGAACCAAAAACTATGATGCAAGGCACATCTCCGACCCCAGTGACAGCTCAGAGGGCAGAAGTGGATGGGAAACAGAAGAGTGTGATGACTGGGGAAGCCAGCCAGactcagagagaagaaaaggccCTGGGGAGTGATCTTCAGGCTGCAATGCAAAGCCTGAGGCTGGCgacagcagaagcaaaaaatattcagcACCACGTTCAGAGCAAGTTCCAGAGGAACAGGGAGGAGGTCCACacagcctgcaggcagcagacagTCAGCTCACAGGGGACCATGACCCTTCAATCCACCGTACACCAACAGGACTCTTCATCCAccaagcaggagagcagcagcactgccaccagGACCACCACCACCAGAGTCCAGGAGGCATCCAAGACCCACACAAGCGTGTCTCAGAAGAGCATAGCATCACACAAAAAGGTCAGTGCTTCTGAGGAAGTACAGGGAGGACAACTGTTGAGCCAGGAAATCCAAGTTGTGCCCAGTAGAGATTTTAGCATTAAGGATGGCCTTTATACTGCCACACCTGTGAAAACCTATATAAACCCTTGTGTTGAGTCTGATTACAAAGAGCAATCAGTGCAAGAAGAAAGAGATGTTGGTGTCAGAGGGGATGTGCAGACAGCTATCAGAGCACTGCAAAGTGCCGCCACAGAACAGCGCCTGGTAGAAAAGGAGGACGTTGTCCGAGGTAATTTAAAAGCCACACTTCAGTCGCTGGAAAAGTCTAACGTTAATGTCTCCAGAGGGGATTTTAAAGCTGCCATGATATACAGAAATGCAGGGCAGTCCTATTCTgtgtgtaaaaagaaaaatgagattcAACTCACTAGTAACGAGGCTGCTGTAGTGGCTTCAGGGTCGCAGGCTGATAATgactttcctcctcctccctcagtTGCTGTGATGAAAGCAGAGCATTGCCCACCCTCAACTAAAGCAGCAAGAGAAGGTGCCCTTCTATTACCAACCAGCAAAGACGAAGCCCCAGGATGTTCTGCACTACTCCAAACCCCTCTTCCCACTCTCCCTTCTCTGTCCTGCAAACCCAGTGATCAGAGTCCTGCAGAGAAGCCCAGGACTCctccaaaaccagaaactaCTGCCCCACCCAGGAAAAAACCTGTTCCCCCTCCAAAACCTGAGCACCTCTTACACGAGGCATATTCTGCCTCTGCAAATAACAGCACAAGCAAATCAACCAAACCCATCCCTCCACCCCTGCCTCCAAAACCTTCAGGCTTGAGGGAGATTAGCAAACCAAAGCCTTcccccacagagctgggattAAGCTGCATGGAAGTTCATGAACAAACAGGGTATGAGGAGGCTCAGGCAAAATGCTGCAATTTGGAGACATCTGTGAAGAAGTCTGTCACAGTTCAGTGTACAAACCCTGAGAGAAAGCTGCCAAAATACACTGCCAAAACCCCTCTTCAAATAGCAGAAGAAAGGTACAAGGCCAGCAAAGGAGGACAAGGAAAGGTAGAATCAGACAGTGATAAGACCTCAAAACCAATGAATAATGGAGTCATTGGTTTTGAAGTCAAGCAGGGAATGATGAGTGATAAAGCAGCTGCTCCAAGGAGGTGTCCAGGTGAGGTGGCTCAGAGGCAGATAGAGCTGTGCCAAGAGGAGAACGGGTGCTCTTCATTGTCCTCTCCAACCTGTCCTGgcagagcacagacacagaatGTGCCAGGACAAACTGAGCCAAGCACCTCCCCTGTGGGCCACAGCACCCCTCCGAAGAGAGGAGATGGCACTCCACAAAATGCTTTATCCAAGGTGGAAAGAGAAAGTGTATCTAATTCTTATGGATTGTGGGATAGTCAGAGAGTCATGCAGCAGGTGCATGAGAGGAGGCAAATGTCTCATTCTATGTCCTTCCATCAGCAGTCAGTGAACTCCTTTGAGGAGCACCAGCAGGGGAATAGCAGGCAACTGAAATGTCCTGATAGGGAGGCAGAGACACCTGCCCAGGAGAAGCCAGGGGTTgttatgagagaaaaaaaaaagagagaaacagaagatgaGCGTCGGAAGAGGTTGTCAGTACACAAAGAGGAGATCATGAAAGGCAATGTCAAGGAGGCTATGGAGATCTTTGAGAACCTCAGGAGACAGGAGCAGCTGCAAGAGATCTTGAACCGAGTGAGGGAGTTTGAGGAGGAAACAAGCAAAGTGGATGTGAAAGCTCTCAAGAGCTTCTTTGAGAAGGTCCCTGAGTGGGTTGTGCGCCAGAAGGCCAAGCAACAGGACCAGGCTGCGGCAAAGGAGGATGCTGACAGTGTCTCCTCAGTGGATCTGGTTTTTGAGGACCTGGAGCGAGCAAGTGCTGAGATTCTCCACCTGAAGGAGCAAACACTTGCCCGCATCCAGGATATCGAGGAGGCCATCAAGAAAGCTATTTATTCTGTTTCTAGTCTCAAGTCTGAGTCAGACATTGCTGGGCTCTCAGGGTTGTTGAAGGAGTCTCTGGGGAGCACCCAAAGCTCTGTGAGCAGTAGCAATATCCGTAAAATCAGCATTGTCTCAAGCAAAGCCAAGCAAGAGGAAGTCATGCTGGAGACAGGGGAAGCAGCATCTGTGGAAAGTGCAAAGGTGGCAGAAAAGACCGAGGCAGCCAAGGCAGAGCTAGGGGTCCCCCGCCTCATTCAGTCTCGTGTCAGCTCTCCCTCCTCACCTTCCTACATCTCCATTGAGTCTGCTGCCAGGAAACCAGCAGAATCACCCAGGACAGCACATTCCCCCCAGGATAGCCCTTCACCAGACTGTCTTGACTCTCCAGGAAAGAGGGATGCTTTTGCTCAGAACAGCTTTAGCTCGTTTAACCACCCCTCAGCAGGGTCTGCTGGGCATGACACAAAACCCTTAGAGAAGAGGCCAGACCCCGTCCAAACAAAAGCTGGGCTGAGCTCAATGAAACAGCACATGCTTGGCAACACCAACCATCCAACCAGTGACAAAGAGAAGTGCTCTCTGGACACCTCCAAAGACAGCTGCCACTGTGGGATGAAAGGCAGCTTTTCAGAATACCGCTCCctgaatgtccccagcccacAAAATCCACGGAGGCAGAAAAGcatcctggagctgcagacagGGCCCGACGGGTCCAAGCTCTACGGAGCCACCCGGACTGTTATGGAGCAGTATGAGGAAATGGACCAGTTTGGAAACAAAATCATCACTTCATCCACCACAGTCACCAAGCAATCTGAGACACAAACATCCTCCACGTGCGATGTGGTTTCTCATCCCCAGTATGAGGTATCTGCCTCACCTGTGTTTCGGAGGTACTTGAAGAGCCCAGGTGAAGACTTCCACACCAACGGGACTTTTCAGGAGCCAGGAGTGGTCTTTGTCACCTTTGGCAACTCCAAGCCAAAGAAATAG